A segment of the Bdellovibrio bacteriovorus genome:
AGGACGATTTTATCTTTAAAACGGGAAGGGTTCACTTCGCCTTTAAGAATAGCTTCAAAGGAAGTTGCCGGGTAAGAGCGCGCCGGATGGAAATCGATGTACGCCTGGTCAGTGCCATAGAAATCAAACTGACCCCGGATGCTGTCCACTTGCATGGCCTGAGGATTCACCAGACTTGCCAATCGCACCGGCAGCATAGGGCGGTCCTGATAAGTCAGAATCATACGACGGGTGACACCGTCTTTGGCAAAGTTCACCAGATCGGTTGTCTTGGGTGCAGGAGAAATCGAGACCTGTTCCAGAGGCTCTTGCAGGAACATCTGGTTTTCTTCACCCTTCATGGGCGTCGTGCGACCGGCGACAAAAACATGCGGAGAAGCAACAATGGCTGATTCCCAGGCATTCTTTTCGTCAATTGTTCCTGGAACCTCATCAAAGGCAAAATCATAGGCAATGGCTTTGGCGCCGCTGTCATTCAGGGCCTTCAACAGAGCAATCTGTTCCGGGGCGGAAGGATAACCTTTATAGAACTGAACAGTCTGTGGAGTGATATAGATCAGCTCGACGTTGCCGGAAGTGGAATTGAGGATTTTTGTGCGAACCCGCAGATCGTAAAGATAGGACTCAAGATAATCCAGGTTGGTTTGGCCGATGAAAAAAGAAATCCCCACTGCGAACAACATTCGCAGCGCAAGTGCTTGGTAGGAGCGTCTTTTGGAGGCTCCGGATTTCTCTTCAAGGGAGGGAGGAAGAGTCATACAACCTGTCTTTAAAGTTTAATCAATTCTGATTAGCGAACCGGGATGCAGCCTTCGCCAGTACCGCCGCCAGGACCGGCCAGCTTGGTAGTGGATGAAGGTTTGGGCTTCAGAGGTTTGATTTTTTTGATATGTGTTTGCTGTGTCATAGTTTCCTCTAGCAGGTGGCCCTGCTTAATTTATAGTACATAAAAGTGGTTCCAATCAAGCTGCGCGTGCGGAAGCAGAACTGACCGTCCTTTTGGTGCTTGCTGCCCGTGCCTTTCTTGTGGATGAACATGCAGCCGCCACCGCATAGGAACCGCGCCCAGCAGCTTTGGCAGTTGTTTTTTTCAATCAATGGCGCCTGTTCGGCCTCCATGCGGGCAAAGTCAACGTCTGTGCCTTGTCCGACTTTTTCTTCCTGATTTCCCACTTCCCAAGGGCAAGTGAACAGGTTGTTTTTGGCATCCATCATCAGGAAGGATTTACCAGAGCCGCAGAAGTTTTCCGTCTGCTGCTGATTGTCCAGTGCGTTGAAGTACTGGTCGAAGATGCCCACTTTACGAAGCTCTTCCTCGCCGCCGGCTTTGAAGGCCATTTCAGCGATCTGATTCATCTGATCGACGAACAGCTTGTTGCTGGCATCGTCATTTTCTTCCACTGAGTAAGTGAACTCATAGCGGTCCGCATTCAGGGTTTTGTAAAACTCGTAAGCTTTTACCAGCTCCAGGTTTTCACGGTTGAAAACGCCGTGCAAAGTCAAACGACCCAGGGATTCGCGAACGGCAGCAAGCTGTTTCAGACCTTCAACAACCAACGAAGTGCTGCCGCGACCGTCTTTGGAAGGGCGGGCCTTGTCGTTGGTTTCTGCCGGGCCGTCCAGGCTGACGGTGACATTGGTTTTCAATGAAGTCAGAACTTTCAAAGTTCTTTCGTTGATCAAAGTGCCGTTGGTCACAATCGAAAAAGACGCATGAATGTTCTGGCCTGCAGTCATCAGGCGAACATAGTTGCCGATTTCCTGAATGCCGTCCGGGTAAAGCAACGGTTCGCCGCCCAGGAACGTGATGTTGAATCTGCCACCTGCAGGAACACGCTCCAGGAAGAACTTCAACTGCGGCAAAGTTTTTTCAACGTTGATTTTGGTTTGAGCGGAACCATAAGTTCCGTCACCACCGGCTGCACAGTAAGTGCATTTCAAGTTGCAGATCTGGGTCACGTTGATAGTCAGGCTGCGAATGCCCACAGAAAGGCGGCCGGATTTAACGTCAGGGCTGTTTTCCAGCTCCCAGTTTTTCAGCGCCACGGCGGCGTCGTCAGCCCCCAAGGATTCCTGACTCATCTGGTTCCAGGTGTCTTCAGAAATCTCGGCGATTTCAAGATTGCGGGCATGGAAAGCCAGGGGAGCTCCTTGGTTCCATTTGAATGCCACAATGTCTTTAAATCGTCTTTGTTCCATAGTCAGTCCAAGGTATTGCAATAAGCGTTCCATAATGAGACACGGCAAGCCTCTGACATAATTAAGTAAAATCAATTACTTAGGAATACATGCGGTGGTGTTTTTTTGGCCTCTTTGAGGGGGGCTGGGAGCAAAAGGAAACTATTTCAGGGGGTGTCTAAAAGGTCCCTAGGTTCCGGGGCGGTGGCAAAGATGAGGAAACTCGTAAAGCAGGAAGTCTTTGTCGATTCATTCTAAAAAAAAGTCCCGGATTGGTTTAACCCGCCTTTGCTATTTTTTCCAACTGTGCTGTTTTCTCGTTCAGATTATCGATCAGATTTTTTTTCTGTTTTAAATTCATGGATCCCAGAACCTCGATGACCAATTTTTGCAACTGGAGTTTGTATTCGCGGAAGGCCGTTTGGTATTCGGCCAGATCCATGGCGGCGGGATTGTTGTAGTAGGTTTTCAGAAACTCTCGTTTTGCTTCGGGAGTGGTCATCTGTTCCTGATAGCGGCTGAGGATATGGGCTTTGTTGCGCGCCTTCAGTTCGCCGGGGAACGGGGATGAATCCAGGTGGGTGTTGATCATTTTCTCCTGTTCTGGGGTCAGGGAACCCAGGAACATTTCAAAGTACTCGGTGTATTTGTTGCGCATTTCTTTGCGGTATTTGGATGTCTGATGAAACTTGTCCAGATCCGCCTGGGTTTTCTTTTCAAATTCCCGGGCGAAGGTGGCGAGTTGCTTGGGCTGGGTCGAGGCAATGAATTTTCCGGCTGTATCGGAAAAGCGGGCGTTGATCTGCTCAACGTCCTTGAGGAAAAGATCAAAATAGAAACCGGTGCGGGAGGAATCCAGAGTGCCTTTTTGCACTTCCTGTTGCAGTCCTTTGAGGCGGGCAATCCACTGGGGCAGAACTTCGGCTTTAAGTTCGCCCAGATCCTTTTGCACACCATCTTTCAGATCCCGGCTTTGCGAGCTTGAGATGTCGAAATAGTCATCGACCTTTGAGGCGATGTAAGTGTCAGCCCACTTGAATGCGATACCAAAATGATTGCAACCTGTTAGGGTCAAAGCTCCGGCACACAGAACGACAAAAAGAAATCTATTCATTCGTCAATTCTATCAGACGAAGCTTTGAAAACCGCGCTGGTGGCGGTTTTCAGATCAAAGGTCGGGTGATTTGGCCTTGTCAAATACGAGTTCCACTTGAGTTGGATCACCTTCTTTATAGGCGTTCAAAGCCTCCAGCGTCTTTTGATCCAGCATCACTTTTTCGGTGTTTTCCGGCCATGGGAAATCATCCGCCGGGAAACGGGTTCCGATTTTTTTCATAAATTGAGTCCATACCGGCACGGCGCCATTGGAGCCTGTCAGCTTGTGCGTAAGATTGTTGTCGTAACCGACCCACACCACAGTTGTGATGTAAGGGGTGAAGCCTGCAAACCAAGCATCTTTATTGTCGCTGGTAGTTCCGGTTTTGCCGGCTGCCGGGTTGAAGAACCCGTTCAGGGTGATGGATCGTGCTGTCCCGGACAAAATGGTTTGTTTCATCATGCTCACCAGGCTTGCCACCGCGGCAGGGTCCACAGTCCCTGTTGGGCGAGGATCGTGTACGAAGACCTCAACATTGTCTGAATTCAAAGCGCGTCTGATAAAAGACAGCGCGGGTTTTTGTCCCATTGCTGCCAGAGTCATGTAGCTTTGCAGAACTTCTTTTGGATACATTTCAAATGCACCCAAAGTCATTGCCGGGAAGGATTTAAGCTGCGAAGTCACGCCCATTTCGTGGGTCACGTCAATCACATTCCCCAGTCCTACCGCAAGCCCCAGAGAGGCCGTCGCCGCATTCAGGGAATTTTTCAGCGCATAGAACATCGGCACTGTGCCGAAGAATTTCTTACCATAGTTTTCCGGGGACCAGGCCTGACCTTCATATTTATAAGTGAACTTTTCATCGTTCAGCAAAGTCACCGGAGTGTACGGTTCGCCCGTTTCGGTTTTGTTCAGCAGGGCTGTCAAGTAAACGAAGGGCTTCATGATCGAGCCGATCTGGCGGTGTCCGTCGATGGCTCGATTGAATTGAGTCATACGGAAGTTTCGGCCGCCCACAACCACGCTGACCAAGCCCGTTTGATTGTTGCCAACCAGAACGGTTCCTTCCAAAGAGTGACCTTTGGCCTTCAGGCCCGAGATGTGTTTGTTGTTTTTTTCCAGATTTTCAAGGTGGCCACGCAAGGCATCCTGCGCTGTTTCCTGCGCTTCCAGGTCAAGCCCGGTGTAGATTTTCAGGCCATCGGGACTCAGTCCCTGAGACGTCAGTTGTTTGCGAACCGCATCCAGATAGTAGGGGGCTGTCTCGGAAGCGATCGTGCGGGGTGCGCTCGGAAGTGGCTGGCGATCGGCTTCATCAAACTGGGCTTGCGAAATGTAGTCTAGGCCCTTCATTTTTGTCAGAACCAGATTGCGGCGGCGCTCGGCGTTTTCTGGTTTCTTGAACGGATTGTAAAGTCCCGGGCTGTTCACGATCGCAGCCATCAGCGCACATTCGCTGATATTCAGGTCGGTCAGTTCTTTGCCAAAATAGTAGCGGGCGGCCGCGCCATAACCACGCACCTGGAAAGCGCCGTTTTGTCCCAGATAGATCACGTTCAGATAAGTTTCCAGAATCTGGTCTTTGCTGAAGCGCGACTCCAGCAGCACGGACATGATGAACTCCTGATACTTTCGTTTCAGGGTTCTTTCGCTGGTCAGGAAATAGTTTTTCACCAGTTGCTGAGTGATCGTGCTGCCCCCTTGAGCACGGCGGCCCGAGGTGACGTTTTTAACCAGGGCGCGGAAGATGCCTTTGAAGCTGACCCCGCCATGTTCCAGGAACTGGGCGTCTTCAATGGACATCACGGCGTTGGAACACATCGGGGGAACCTCTCCCAATGTCACGGTTTTTTGCATCAGGGGTTCGTTGCCGATATATTGGGCAAGCAAGGGGGCTTCACTGACGGCCTCTTGCACTTCTTCAAAGGGTGCACCTTTGAAAATGCGGGAAATCAAACGGTCCTTTTGCACGACCAGAATCTGAATGGAGCTGTCAACATCCTGAGTGCGGGTGTCTTGTGTGACCCAGCCGATGCAGGCATCCTGGTTTTCGTCCAATCCCACCTGCAGGCGCGCGGCGCACTGCTCACGTGTGGCAATAAAGTAATCTCCAGCGAGCAGTCGTTGATCGAATTCTCGACGGCGATAGTTCTGACGCAGAAGCTGTTTTTCGATGTCGGAAATCTGAATCTGACTGTGCGACTGGAAAGTAGGTGGAGCTGCATAAAACTCCGTCGGAACGATGAACTTTTTTGACTCCAGCTTGGAGGTCAGTTCCTTTTCCAGTGCAAAGTAGGAATAGACGCCAATCCCAAGCCCGCAGATGATTACAAGCGTCAGAAGGATTGTAAAAGCCAATAAAATAGTCTTTAATCGTGGTCGCATCATAGATGACAGAGTAGTACGAAACTCACTCGGTGAACAACCTTTGAAAATGTTTTTCATAAGTTGCCTTTGTGAAAGGATTGTTTGTGGCTAAGAAGAAATCTTCTGCTAAAAAAGCCAGTGTAAAAAAGGTCGTTAAAAAGACCGTCAAAAAAAGCGGCGTAAAAAAATCTCCAGCAAAAGCCGCTAAAAAACCAGCTCCCGCAAAAAAGAAAGCTCCTGCCAAGAAAACCGCTGCTAAAGCACCAGCTAAAAAAGCTGCTGCCAAAAAGCCTGCAGTGAAAAAGGCTGTGGCTAAGAAGCCGGTCGCAAAAAAGGCAGTGAAAGCTGCCAAGCCTGCGCCAAAGAAAGCGGCGGCGAAGCCTGCGACTTCTCACTTGGTGCGTGAATCTGCCCCTGTTAAAAAACTGGATTTGAGTGGCTTTGTCACTCCCTTGGACGACCGTCTGATGGTTCAGGTTTCTGGTGCCGAGAAAATGACCCCGGGTGGTTTGTATATTCCTGATTCCGTGGCCGACACTTCCGGGAACCTGCAAGGTTTCGTGGTGGCTGTTGGACGCGGGCACATGAACAAAAAAGGTCATGTGCGTCCGATGGACGTGCAAGTCGGGGACAAAGTGGTGTTCTCTGAATATGCAGGCTCTAAAATCAAAATTCAAAATGAAGACCTCATTATTCTGCGTGAAGCGGACGTGATGGGCGTGGTTTCCAAGTAAAGGAATGAAGATGTTGAAAAAGAACTTTTTGAAAGCACTGGGTCTTTCTGTCGCTTTGGCGACTCCGGCGGCTCACGCCCTGTCTTTGGATTGGAGCGGTGGTTACCGCTTTGAATGGACTGAGATTGACCGTCCATCTTTGGGTTCCCCGACGGAAAGAAAAGCTTACGGTACCAACTATCTTTATCTAAGCCCGACCGTGATCGCGGCAGACGGTGTGAACGTTGTTTCCCGTTTCGATATTCTGAATAGCTCCGCTTATCCGAACTCCCAACTGGGGGAAATCTGGGGCCTGAATACCAACACAGCTGGTGCTTCCAACTCTTCCCCAGCAACTTCGACAAACCAGGGCTCTACCAACGTTCGTGTCAGCCAGCTTTATCTGACTGTGAATCAGGAATACGGCGCTTTGGTTGTAGGCCGTGCCCCGTTTGAGTTCGGTTTGGGTATGACTTACAACGCCGGCAAGGGTCTTTTCGACCACTGGTACGACACTCGCGATATCGTGGGTTATAAAATCGTGGTGGGCGACTGGTTCTTCATGCCTTCTTTGGGCCGCAAACAGTCCACTGGCTACGGTCAGGGTGGTTCTATCTCTACAATGGGTTTGCACCTTCAGTATGAAAATGCAGAAAACAAAACCATTTTGGGCGTTTATCAGGAAACTTCCAAAGGCGTGAAAGAGGCTTTGGGTTACCAAACTCCGGATCAGGTTGAGGCTATCGGCGGCGCGGGTGCAACTGTTGGCGAAAGCATGAATGTTCAGCGCACGAATGTGGTGTTTGGACGCGGCTTTGATTCCTTCGGTTTCAAATTGGAAGCCGGTTTCCAAAGTGGTGAAACAGGTGTTTTGACCGCAGGTGGTGATTCTGTGTCCTTGAATGGTTTCGGTGTGGCTTTGGAATTCGAAGTTCCGGCCAAAGAATCCAAATGGGATTACAGAGTTCGTGCGGGTATGGCGACGGGTGAAGACGGTGGTTCTTCCGGTTTCGGTGGTTATGCCTTCAATCAGAACTATGATGTGGCGATGTTGTTGTTCAATCATCGTTTGGGCATGAAAGACTTCCTGAATACCAACGCTTATCGTTCCAATCCGAACCTGACTGTTGGAAATTCTGCGGATGATGAATACGTAAGCAACGCCATTTATCTTGCTCCATCCGTGAACTATGCTTGGTCCGAAAGAGTCGACCTACGCAACACTCTGGTTTATGCACAATTGATGCAGACCCAGAATTCTTCTGTTGATTCTACAAAAGATCTGGGCCTAGAATGGGATATCGACGTGGTTTACAAACACAGTGATAAAATTCAGTGGGTGAATCAGGTCGGTCTTCTGTTCCCAGGTGAAGCTTGGAAAAACGGGTCTGGAGCAGACGGAAACCTGGATAACGGGTTTACATTTGGATTTGCATCTAAAGCCGCCATCAGCTTTTGATTACAGCACGATTGCAACTTGTACGACAGCTTGATGACTACTTGAAACATCTTGTTTGGTGGTGAGCAGGGCCCGGGGGGCGAAAGTCCCCCGGGATTTTTTTTTGCCTTAAAACATCATGGACAACTTCCCGAGGATTTGTAATATCAGGTCAGCAACTCAAATCGGAGGTTCTATGAAAGCGCTTTTGGGGTCTTTGTTGGCTCTGGTGATGTTATCTGCTCCGGCAGCTCAGGCTTGGACTGAAGTGGCCAACGAAATGATCTTTGCTGATCAACCGACTTTCCAGCAGGTGTTTTTGCGTAAAAGCAAAGCCGAATATCAGGAAGTCATGGTTCAAATCATGAACCCCAACGGGGCCCGCATCCAAAGAGCTGAAATCATCACGGAACAGGGCTGGTCCAAACCGGTCTGGAGACTTGAAGGCGACTACCGTTTCGGCATGCAAAGAACGGATGTCTTCCAGAAAGCCAAAGTGAATATCTTCCGTACTTATTTGACGACTCTTCGTCCGGGTGAACCGGTTCGTTTGCGCGTGATGATGCGTTAGTTTTCATCCATTAGGTACGGAGTGATGTGGCAGCCCATAAGGCACAGGGGCATATTCTTAACGCCCATCATTCCTGTTGCCATGACATATTTGCTCTTTAGATCTTCAGCTTCCTGTTCGGTCATGTGATCCAAATCAAAAAAGGTTCTGGAAATAAGGGGAATGTCCTCGCTTGCCTTAAAAGTAATATAGCTCCTCGTCTGCGGAAGGAGTTCGGCGGCCGTTGTTAGTTGGGCATGTTGCGGAGCAAGGTCTTTAGACGACAAAGCCAGTTTAATAAAGGCAAACGGAGTTCCAACCAGTTTGCCTCCGGCAACTGGAAGTTCTATTTCCATGGTGTCGATTTTCTTACGGCTTAAAAGATACTTAAGATAATTTAGATTTCCATCGGGATGACGGGACAGGGAGATGATTTCCCCTAACAGCCAAATTTTTAAATTCTGATTGTCCAAATTATCCTGGCAATAGGTCTCTGCCAGCCCAAGAACGGTATTGCTGAAAGTGTTTGAAAAGACACTCATGAACGAGTGAATATTTAATAGATCTGAACAGCCCAGATTGATTTTTTGAAAGTGAGCCCAAGCTTTCTCCAAAGTGCCATAGGTCGACAAGTTTTGATATTGGAGCATCGCCCATGCTCCAATGGCCCCTCCGGAATCCGGGCTGTAGTCCCGAACTAGCAGGTATGGTTTTTTGTGAAAGCTGGATCCTTTGATAAAGGCAGAAGCTCCCTTCGCAATCAAAAGACTGACGATAGTATGATTTCCCCTCTGGAGAGCAACTTCTAAAAGGGTTTGTCCGTTTTCTTCAATTGTTGCCAAATCCGGCATGGGACGGGATTCGATAAGTGACTGAACTTCTTCGAAGGAAGCATACTTCACGGCCTGAAAGATTGATTGAGCCGGAGATTCTACCGACCTTGTAGGGACGTATTTTTCATCAGCCTGGTCTTTCTGAAATGCGCAACCCACTACTAAGCAGGCAAGGAGGCTCGAAATAAGCAGATTTCTCATTCCTCTTCCTCCGGGTTCCAGAAGTCCCCGCTGGCTTCTGCCAATGAATCATTTAGGATGGTGTTACCCCAAAAGTTTTCATCGTTGCGGAGTTCATCGATAGTGATCGAGAATTTTGCTTCGTCGATAGTTTTACACTTTCCCGGGCAATAGATTGTTGCCAGTGCCTCAGGAAAACGTGTGATTTTTTGCAGATAAGTGCTGAAGTTTTCGTGTCTAGCCGGATATTTGATATTTCGCCACCATAGCAAAAGCGATGGATTTACAAAGTAGGTGCGGTCTTCTTTATCGCTATAGTGCCAATATCCATGGAATTTATTCGGCATTTTTCCAGATATAAACTCTGCCAAAGCGAAATGCGGAAGAACCTTGTTTAGCTGGGTATCAAGCTCGTCAAGCAGAATATAGGAAGCATCTTTTACCAGCCTTTCAAATAGCTCGTCATTTTGCATCGAGGGAACTTTAATAAGCTTTTCTATTATGGCCAAAGGAATTTCATGGTCGCGATATCCACGCGTAATTGCGGGGATAACCTCGGAGGCCGGAGTCTGATTGGTGATGACAAAAGTCAGCAGCTCTTCAAAAGACTTGCTCTTAAGAAGACTTCGAATTTGCGACTTGGATCGTGATATGCCCGCCCTGAGAGCGTGGTACTTAAACAGCTCTAAGGAGCTTGGTTTCTTTTGTTCTAATTTTAGAGTGCCGACTTCCTGATACAAAGACTTCTTAGTTGTGGTATTGGCCACGAATGGTGAGGCGCCCAACTGAGCCAGGTGCCGGATGACTTCAACGTCACCACGCAAGGCTGCATTCTCCAGTGGTGTGCTGCCATCTGGAAAATTCTGATTTAGATCGGCTTGGGACTTGGTTTGAATGGCGTCCTTCAGGTCATGAAGTTCAGCTTCAAGAATAAGTTTTTGGAAGGCGTTCTCAGGGGTTTTGGCTGACTGGGCCAACGGCGTTTCAGACGGCACGGCTGGTTTGTTCTGATCTTTCGAGAAAGAACAACCCATCAAAACAGTCATTATGATTGTTTGCGCAAGAATGACTTTTTTCATGTTTTGTTCTCCTTTCTCAATAGGACAAGGGTCCTTCATGGACCCTTGGGAGGATTGAATCAATTAGCTGTTATTGGCGGCCGCGGATCAGTGCTCTTTGTTGCAAGGCTTCGGCCGTCGCATCGCGTGGGGTTCCGAAAGTCACACCACTGCTGTTTGGGTGAACATTCAGTTGCGTTTGTGGCTGAGTGCTCAGTGCCGTACCGCCGGTTCTGGAAGAAACTCCGGACGGGATCGTACCTGGTGTTGTCGGCGTTGTTGGCAAAGTCCCGATAGACGTCGTTGGTACCTGGCTCTGGATAGTGCCGATGGTGCCGCGACCTGGATTCTGCAGGCGGCCGGACAAGTCGATACCTGGATCTTTAACTGTGCCGCTTGTTTTTCCACTAAGGGCATTCAAAAAGGCAAGGTAAGATTCAGTCAGGAAGGTCCCGTATGCAATCTTCTGCTGTTCAGTGAGGTTGCCAATAGAAGCTGCCGACTGCAGTCCATGCAGGCTGTTGGTTTTCAGAAGTGTCTCCAAAACACTGGTTTC
Coding sequences within it:
- a CDS encoding transglycosylase domain-containing protein: MAFTILLTLVIICGLGIGVYSYFALEKELTSKLESKKFIVPTEFYAAPPTFQSHSQIQISDIEKQLLRQNYRRREFDQRLLAGDYFIATREQCAARLQVGLDENQDACIGWVTQDTRTQDVDSSIQILVVQKDRLISRIFKGAPFEEVQEAVSEAPLLAQYIGNEPLMQKTVTLGEVPPMCSNAVMSIEDAQFLEHGGVSFKGIFRALVKNVTSGRRAQGGSTITQQLVKNYFLTSERTLKRKYQEFIMSVLLESRFSKDQILETYLNVIYLGQNGAFQVRGYGAAARYYFGKELTDLNISECALMAAIVNSPGLYNPFKKPENAERRRNLVLTKMKGLDYISQAQFDEADRQPLPSAPRTIASETAPYYLDAVRKQLTSQGLSPDGLKIYTGLDLEAQETAQDALRGHLENLEKNNKHISGLKAKGHSLEGTVLVGNNQTGLVSVVVGGRNFRMTQFNRAIDGHRQIGSIMKPFVYLTALLNKTETGEPYTPVTLLNDEKFTYKYEGQAWSPENYGKKFFGTVPMFYALKNSLNAATASLGLAVGLGNVIDVTHEMGVTSQLKSFPAMTLGAFEMYPKEVLQSYMTLAAMGQKPALSFIRRALNSDNVEVFVHDPRPTGTVDPAAVASLVSMMKQTILSGTARSITLNGFFNPAAGKTGTTSDNKDAWFAGFTPYITTVVWVGYDNNLTHKLTGSNGAVPVWTQFMKKIGTRFPADDFPWPENTEKVMLDQKTLEALNAYKEGDPTQVELVFDKAKSPDL
- a CDS encoding DUF6279 family lipoprotein codes for the protein MNRFLFVVLCAGALTLTGCNHFGIAFKWADTYIASKVDDYFDISSSQSRDLKDGVQKDLGELKAEVLPQWIARLKGLQQEVQKGTLDSSRTGFYFDLFLKDVEQINARFSDTAGKFIASTQPKQLATFAREFEKKTQADLDKFHQTSKYRKEMRNKYTEYFEMFLGSLTPEQEKMINTHLDSSPFPGELKARNKAHILSRYQEQMTTPEAKREFLKTYYNNPAAMDLAEYQTAFREYKLQLQKLVIEVLGSMNLKQKKNLIDNLNEKTAQLEKIAKAG
- a CDS encoding radical SAM/SPASM domain-containing protein, with protein sequence MEQRRFKDIVAFKWNQGAPLAFHARNLEIAEISEDTWNQMSQESLGADDAAVALKNWELENSPDVKSGRLSVGIRSLTINVTQICNLKCTYCAAGGDGTYGSAQTKINVEKTLPQLKFFLERVPAGGRFNITFLGGEPLLYPDGIQEIGNYVRLMTAGQNIHASFSIVTNGTLINERTLKVLTSLKTNVTVSLDGPAETNDKARPSKDGRGSTSLVVEGLKQLAAVRESLGRLTLHGVFNRENLELVKAYEFYKTLNADRYEFTYSVEENDDASNKLFVDQMNQIAEMAFKAGGEEELRKVGIFDQYFNALDNQQQTENFCGSGKSFLMMDAKNNLFTCPWEVGNQEEKVGQGTDVDFARMEAEQAPLIEKNNCQSCWARFLCGGGCMFIHKKGTGSKHQKDGQFCFRTRSLIGTTFMYYKLSRATC
- a CDS encoding co-chaperone GroES, with the protein product MKAAKPAPKKAAAKPATSHLVRESAPVKKLDLSGFVTPLDDRLMVQVSGAEKMTPGGLYIPDSVADTSGNLQGFVVAVGRGHMNKKGHVRPMDVQVGDKVVFSEYAGSKIKIQNEDLIILREADVMGVVSK
- a CDS encoding ankyrin repeat domain-containing protein, translated to MKKVILAQTIIMTVLMGCSFSKDQNKPAVPSETPLAQSAKTPENAFQKLILEAELHDLKDAIQTKSQADLNQNFPDGSTPLENAALRGDVEVIRHLAQLGASPFVANTTTKKSLYQEVGTLKLEQKKPSSLELFKYHALRAGISRSKSQIRSLLKSKSFEELLTFVITNQTPASEVIPAITRGYRDHEIPLAIIEKLIKVPSMQNDELFERLVKDASYILLDELDTQLNKVLPHFALAEFISGKMPNKFHGYWHYSDKEDRTYFVNPSLLLWWRNIKYPARHENFSTYLQKITRFPEALATIYCPGKCKTIDEAKFSITIDELRNDENFWGNTILNDSLAEASGDFWNPEEEE
- a CDS encoding ankyrin repeat domain-containing protein is translated as MRNLLISSLLACLVVGCAFQKDQADEKYVPTRSVESPAQSIFQAVKYASFEEVQSLIESRPMPDLATIEENGQTLLEVALQRGNHTIVSLLIAKGASAFIKGSSFHKKPYLLVRDYSPDSGGAIGAWAMLQYQNLSTYGTLEKAWAHFQKINLGCSDLLNIHSFMSVFSNTFSNTVLGLAETYCQDNLDNQNLKIWLLGEIISLSRHPDGNLNYLKYLLSRKKIDTMEIELPVAGGKLVGTPFAFIKLALSSKDLAPQHAQLTTAAELLPQTRSYITFKASEDIPLISRTFFDLDHMTEQEAEDLKSKYVMATGMMGVKNMPLCLMGCHITPYLMDEN